In Humulus lupulus chromosome 6, drHumLupu1.1, whole genome shotgun sequence, a single genomic region encodes these proteins:
- the LOC133786233 gene encoding wall-associated receptor kinase-like 3, producing the protein MVVTTMLNYYLFVIITGWLLMSRSSTVLAILVKPGCQEKCGNITIPFPFGIGSSNCFLNKWFEISCLNSTSPVLEHIQLQVLDISIIDNYDYRQSEWVQVRSPISFFNCANKTSKKSANLTGSPFYYSSENGFVAVSCGAFAKYETRSGNRVVQNGCTSSSSTCSSSSSNGIDFSNCDGVKCCRTSFEASDSFKISMDNDSSTTLL; encoded by the coding sequence atggTAGTGACTACTATGCTGAACTACTACTTGTTTGTTATCATAACTGGATGGTTATTAATGTCAAGGTCGTCAACAGTACTAGCTATACTTGTCAAACCTGGTTGTCAAGAAAAGTGCGGAAACATAACTATCCCATTCCCATTCGGAATTGGATCATCCAATTGTTTTCTTAACAAATGGTTCGAAATCTCCTGCCTCAACTCTACTTCGCCTGTCCTCGAACACATTCAACTACAGGTACTTGACATTTCTATAATTGATAATTACGACTATAGACAATCCGAATGGGTTCAGGTGAGAAGCCCCATCAGTTTCTTCAACTGTGCAAATAAGACAAGCAAAAAATCAGCAAACTTAACAGGAAGCCCGTTCTACTATTCTTCTGAGAATGGCTTCGTTGCAGTAAGTTGTGGTGCTTTTGCCAAGTACGAAACAAGGAGTGGTAACAGGGTCGTCCAGAATGGGTGCACCAGCAGCAGCTCCACCTGCTCATCATCATCATCCAATGGTATTGATTTTAGTAATTGCGATGGTGTTAAATGTTGTCGTACTTCTTTCGAAGCTAGTGACAGCTTCAAAATCTCCATGGATAATGATTCTAGTACGACTCTT